A genomic stretch from Porphyromonadaceae bacterium W3.11 includes:
- a CDS encoding recombinase family protein, whose product MIYGYLRVSSSEQDINSQKQGVDEYAKDKGWVIDEYVVDDGVSGGVDYAKRHLGELLNQMEAGDILISSEISRLGRNLLMVMEILNKVMKLGGEIHTVKEGYHMGNDIQSKVLAFAFGLASEIERQLIQQRTLEGLALRKKMGVLLGRPPRKNSGTFTNAKHVEEKKDTIVTLYRYGVSINEIYRVTGIDRATISRSLVLWKVHKNWEQLYDARQKRWEEEMERKRLLSEAPEIDTNRLKVLIESNMTLPEIAATMPEYTYDQVYYTVQGSRELHLLYRDHGHKRLAKEANKINKLLKDEWENAKASV is encoded by the coding sequence ATGATATACGGTTATTTAAGAGTGAGCTCTTCGGAGCAGGATATAAATAGTCAAAAGCAGGGGGTTGATGAATACGCGAAGGATAAGGGGTGGGTTATTGATGAGTATGTAGTGGATGATGGCGTATCAGGTGGTGTTGATTACGCAAAAAGACACTTAGGGGAGCTTCTTAATCAAATGGAGGCGGGTGATATACTCATTTCTAGCGAGATCAGTAGGCTCGGTAGAAATCTCTTAATGGTAATGGAGATCCTGAATAAAGTGATGAAATTGGGAGGGGAAATTCACACTGTAAAGGAGGGGTATCACATGGGTAATGACATTCAATCTAAGGTACTTGCATTTGCGTTTGGATTGGCATCCGAGATTGAGAGACAGCTCATACAGCAAAGAACGCTGGAAGGTTTGGCACTACGAAAAAAGATGGGAGTGTTATTAGGACGCCCTCCACGAAAAAATTCGGGTACGTTTACGAATGCAAAACACGTAGAGGAGAAAAAGGATACGATTGTGACACTCTACAGATATGGGGTGTCTATCAACGAAATATATAGAGTTACAGGAATTGATAGAGCTACGATTTCTCGAAGTCTCGTCCTTTGGAAAGTTCATAAAAATTGGGAACAACTTTATGATGCCCGACAGAAGAGATGGGAGGAGGAGATGGAGCGTAAGCGACTACTCTCAGAGGCTCCAGAGATTGATACTAATAGGCTTAAAGTGCTTATCGAGTCAAATATGACGTTACCTGAGATAGCAGCAACTATGCCAGAGTACACTTACGATCAGGTCTACTATACTGTGCAGGGTTCACGAGAGCTTCATCTACTATATCGCGATCATGGGCATAAGAGATTAGCGAAGGAAGCAAATAAAATAAACAAGTTATTAAAAGATGAGTGGGAAAATGCTAAAGCATCAGTATAG
- a CDS encoding ATP-binding protein has protein sequence MNKELIRTKLKELVARLGSQRKAANHLAIGTTTVGDIIRGNRDEVISDEMWSSLFAKLCTKSDGWVEVETAAYQEICAVIKDSQDKSSCTWLVADAGAGKSTTARNYSARNANAVYVLCSEDMKRSDFLDACLSALGEKSVESGLRARLEFLIEVLRNKNNPVLILDEADKLIDSILLYCVTIYNHLEGHCGIVMLSTDYIEKRMNSGLRHNKRGYNELHSRIGRRFYVVDKTTPSDIYGICKANGILDDSTINSVIRDAEQFDFDLRRVKKCVLKLRA, from the coding sequence ATGAATAAAGAACTTATTAGAACTAAACTTAAAGAGCTGGTGGCACGACTAGGCTCACAGCGAAAGGCCGCTAACCACCTCGCTATCGGTACCACCACCGTTGGCGATATCATCCGAGGCAATAGAGATGAGGTGATATCGGATGAGATGTGGAGTAGCCTATTTGCCAAGCTCTGCACCAAGAGCGATGGATGGGTGGAGGTGGAGACTGCGGCATATCAGGAGATATGTGCCGTGATCAAAGACTCACAAGATAAATCAAGCTGTACTTGGTTGGTGGCTGACGCTGGAGCAGGTAAAAGCACTACTGCCCGCAATTACTCTGCCCGCAATGCCAATGCCGTATATGTGTTGTGCAGTGAGGATATGAAGCGTTCGGATTTCCTCGATGCTTGTCTATCCGCCCTCGGTGAGAAGAGTGTGGAGAGTGGTTTGCGGGCCCGACTTGAATTTTTGATTGAGGTGCTTAGGAATAAAAATAACCCAGTCTTGATACTTGACGAAGCCGACAAGCTGATAGATAGCATCCTACTCTATTGCGTTACCATTTATAATCACCTCGAGGGGCACTGTGGTATCGTGATGCTTAGCACCGACTACATCGAAAAGCGTATGAATAGCGGGCTAAGACATAACAAACGAGGGTACAACGAGCTACACTCGAGGATTGGTCGGAGGTTTTATGTGGTGGACAAAACCACTCCGAGCGATATCTACGGTATCTGCAAGGCGAATGGCATCCTCGATGACTCCACCATCAATAGCGTGATTAGAGATGCCGAGCAATTTGATTTTGACCTGCGACGAGTAAAGAAGTGTGTGTTGAAGTTAAGGGCGTGA
- a CDS encoding S24 family peptidase, producing the protein MNKSMMVEDLVNYYSDGSKSSFAEKIGVKPQTIHSWISRGTFDSELIFAKCENVSSEWLLSGNGSMLRENIKMPPTNTKRLYTPKFQESIIEEQSIPYYSIEATAGVLEHLDNSAEYQIGQIMIPNMPRCDGAVSITGDSMYPLLKSGDIVAFQVVHDINNIHFGDMYLVSINEDGDTYITVKWVKKHPSDPNKAVLESHNPNYSPRDVLLRHIHKIALIKFSIRYNSMG; encoded by the coding sequence ATGAATAAAAGCATGATGGTTGAAGACCTTGTGAATTACTATTCAGATGGTAGTAAATCCTCATTTGCAGAGAAGATTGGAGTAAAACCACAAACAATACACTCTTGGATTTCTCGTGGCACTTTTGACTCTGAATTAATTTTCGCGAAATGCGAAAATGTATCTTCCGAGTGGCTTCTCTCTGGTAATGGAAGCATGCTCCGAGAAAATATAAAAATGCCACCCACTAACACTAAAAGACTATATACTCCAAAATTTCAAGAGTCAATTATTGAAGAACAATCTATTCCATACTATTCAATAGAAGCAACTGCAGGTGTTCTGGAGCATCTTGATAATTCTGCAGAGTACCAAATTGGGCAAATTATGATTCCTAATATGCCCAGATGCGATGGAGCAGTTTCAATCACTGGAGATTCCATGTATCCACTTCTAAAATCGGGAGACATCGTGGCATTTCAAGTGGTCCATGATATCAATAATATTCACTTTGGGGATATGTACCTTGTATCTATTAATGAGGATGGGGATACTTATATCACTGTAAAGTGGGTGAAAAAGCACCCAAGCGATCCAAATAAAGCGGTCTTGGAGTCGCATAATCCAAATTACTCACCACGAGACGTACTATTAAGACACATACACAAAATAGCCCTCATTAAATTCTCCATTCGGTACAATTCAATGGGCTAA
- the dnaA gene encoding chromosomal replication initiator protein DnaA: protein MNEHLQNSWDSFLKEVHTLLHSQRDFNLWFEPLRPVDLKGDMLRIRVPSKEYCHKIEDVYLDIVKESLEKVFGKGIKLEYEAPRASVQRPRRDQNSMASQPVVQNHNLAVGFVTHLDNRMRMDNFYQSICNRLVCAAAESIIAKPGDNAFNPLFVYGASGVGKTHILHAVGNELIKRQPNLRAVYVPAQTFKQQYVEATIKRQDKDLFFNYYQNIDVLLIDDIQEFSEARSTQNAFFQIFNNMKLLGKQIIITSDRAPVDLNGLEDRLFTRLKWGLTVEIERPDVQLRKQILMAKVQEAGASLPEDVFRFIVKHAKNNVRDIEGALTSLLAHALYNNVPLNLALAERVLAQTVGIDEVKINTPSIINTVCDYYNIEAKDLIGKKRKREIVQARHIVMLLAKEYSESSLAAIGADLGGRDHSTVIHGINRIQDDIATNTRVANEVEEIKELLNL, encoded by the coding sequence ATGAACGAACATCTTCAAAATTCTTGGGATTCATTTCTCAAGGAGGTACATACACTACTCCATTCGCAAAGGGACTTCAACTTATGGTTTGAGCCACTACGCCCCGTGGACTTAAAGGGGGATATGTTGCGAATCAGAGTACCTTCTAAGGAATATTGTCATAAGATAGAGGATGTCTATTTAGATATAGTCAAGGAGAGCTTGGAGAAAGTCTTTGGCAAAGGCATCAAACTTGAGTATGAAGCACCCAGAGCTTCAGTACAAAGACCAAGGCGTGACCAGAACTCCATGGCTTCGCAGCCAGTCGTACAAAACCATAACCTAGCGGTCGGCTTTGTCACTCACTTGGATAATAGAATGCGGATGGACAACTTCTACCAGAGCATATGTAATCGTTTAGTATGTGCTGCGGCTGAAAGTATTATTGCTAAACCTGGTGATAATGCCTTTAACCCCCTATTTGTATATGGGGCTTCTGGTGTAGGAAAAACGCATATCTTACATGCAGTTGGTAATGAATTGATTAAACGACAGCCCAACCTCAGAGCTGTATATGTACCGGCCCAAACATTCAAACAGCAATACGTAGAAGCAACTATAAAGAGACAGGACAAAGATCTATTTTTCAACTACTATCAGAACATTGATGTCCTATTAATTGACGACATCCAAGAGTTTAGCGAGGCGAGAAGTACCCAAAATGCCTTTTTCCAGATTTTCAATAATATGAAGTTACTGGGAAAGCAAATCATTATTACTAGTGATAGGGCTCCTGTGGATCTCAATGGACTTGAGGACAGACTCTTTACCAGACTAAAATGGGGATTGACTGTAGAAATTGAGCGTCCTGACGTACAGCTTCGTAAGCAAATACTTATGGCAAAGGTTCAAGAAGCTGGTGCTTCATTACCAGAGGATGTATTTCGATTCATCGTCAAGCATGCCAAGAATAATGTACGTGACATAGAGGGGGCACTGACGTCCTTATTAGCTCATGCATTATACAATAATGTGCCTCTAAATCTAGCACTTGCCGAACGTGTGCTGGCTCAGACAGTAGGTATAGATGAAGTAAAGATTAATACTCCTAGTATCATAAACACTGTCTGCGACTATTATAACATTGAGGCTAAAGACCTCATTGGAAAGAAAAGAAAAAGAGAAATAGTACAGGCGCGTCACATCGTAATGTTATTAGCAAAAGAGTATAGTGAAAGTTCTCTAGCAGCTATCGGTGCTGACCTAGGTGGTCGTGATCATTCAACAGTAATACATGGGATTAATCGTATTCAGGATGATATAGCCACAAATACAAGAGTTGCAAATGAAGTTGAGGAGATTAAAGAACTCCTTAATCTCTAA
- a CDS encoding IS256 family transposase — MQFKEILSNVMTEPNGVGRLMELIIEIAMQGERELYKEDSGDVSNGYRPRRIFASGNMLELRVPRTRQQGFMPLILGVLKDQEKEMGELAGYLYSCGNTMEDISGVFERLYGKRYSTSQINRLSLSTQEAVEEWRQRRLPRTLEALVIDATYLPVRRGESVSKEAFFVVMSLDSEGRRDIVGVYNNPTEGSGIWGEFFEDLKSRGLEEVGLIISDGLNNIEEVAREHFTEVEVQLCTVHLQREITRKIRPRDKSAIASDLQEVFSKDGSRSSPLDGLESFKNFAFRWRKSYPFLTKIANGQRIEYYFTYLKYDVSVRKYIHSTNWIERFNRQVKKGARYKCALPSVESALHLIGSIAINANYLKKRIGDLTLGLRKNNEK; from the coding sequence ATGCAATTTAAGGAAATTCTATCAAACGTGATGACAGAGCCAAATGGAGTTGGTCGTTTAATGGAGTTAATCATCGAAATAGCGATGCAAGGGGAGAGGGAACTGTATAAAGAAGATAGTGGCGATGTGAGCAATGGATACCGCCCCCGTCGCATCTTTGCGAGTGGTAATATGCTAGAATTACGAGTACCCCGAACTCGACAGCAGGGCTTCATGCCCTTGATTTTAGGCGTTCTCAAAGATCAAGAGAAAGAGATGGGAGAACTAGCAGGTTATCTATATAGCTGCGGTAATACGATGGAGGATATCTCTGGAGTATTCGAGCGTTTGTATGGTAAACGTTATAGTACGAGTCAAATCAATCGTCTCTCCTTATCGACCCAAGAAGCAGTAGAAGAGTGGCGTCAAAGACGTCTACCGAGGACTTTAGAGGCACTTGTTATCGATGCTACATATCTTCCTGTACGGAGAGGAGAAAGTGTGAGCAAGGAGGCATTTTTTGTAGTGATGAGTTTAGATAGCGAAGGACGTCGAGACATCGTGGGTGTCTATAATAATCCAACAGAGGGAAGCGGCATCTGGGGCGAGTTTTTTGAGGATCTAAAAAGCCGAGGACTCGAAGAGGTAGGACTAATCATTTCAGACGGGTTGAATAACATTGAAGAGGTTGCACGTGAGCACTTTACAGAAGTGGAAGTCCAGCTCTGCACGGTGCATCTACAGCGAGAAATAACTCGAAAGATACGCCCTCGAGATAAGTCAGCCATCGCAAGTGATCTACAGGAGGTCTTTAGTAAAGACGGCTCAAGAAGCTCACCTTTAGATGGCCTAGAGAGCTTTAAAAACTTTGCGTTCAGATGGCGTAAGAGCTATCCTTTTCTCACAAAAATAGCTAACGGTCAGAGGATAGAGTATTACTTCACATACCTAAAATACGACGTCAGTGTTCGCAAGTACATTCATAGTACTAACTGGATAGAACGCTTCAATAGACAGGTAAAGAAAGGGGCTCGATATAAATGTGCATTACCTAGCGTAGAATCCGCTCTACACTTGATAGGTAGTATTGCAATCAATGCAAACTATCTGAAGAAAAGAATAGGAGATCTAACTCTTGGACTTAGGAAGAACAATGAAAAGTAA
- a CDS encoding M23 family metallopeptidase, whose translation MVTRLASLLFAGVLSVGMVSAQTVQVQKETSKTVGGKNPVGGVTDIVTQKGDSIPEIAQLFADNVNLKDSKKISNFATAINESLGCDEVSEEDLMYPAVDLYGENSWRTDCVNPFVRGAVANIPDSFSINLSQFSYPLDEVQRITSRYGYRPRFRRMHYGIDVKVQVGDTIRAAFDGKVRMVKYDRRGYGKYVVIRHVNGLETIYAHCSKHLVKNDQIVRAGEPIALGGNTGRSTGSHLHFEARFLGQPINPEHLINFNTGIPLNENYLFVKNGRSNRSNRNATYAKRSGTPNGNGVVVHKIRKGDTLSGIASRYGTSVSHLCKVNGISRRSTLRVGRTLRVNG comes from the coding sequence ATGGTTACAAGATTAGCGAGCCTACTTTTTGCTGGCGTTTTATCTGTAGGAATGGTATCTGCTCAAACAGTGCAAGTTCAGAAAGAGACAAGTAAAACAGTAGGTGGAAAAAATCCTGTGGGGGGAGTCACGGACATCGTGACACAGAAAGGAGACAGTATTCCTGAAATAGCACAGCTATTTGCGGATAACGTTAACTTAAAAGATTCAAAGAAAATTTCTAATTTTGCCACAGCAATTAATGAATCTTTAGGGTGTGATGAAGTATCAGAGGAGGATCTGATGTATCCTGCAGTCGATTTGTATGGTGAAAATTCTTGGCGTACAGATTGTGTTAATCCTTTCGTAAGGGGAGCCGTTGCGAATATCCCCGATTCTTTTTCTATTAATCTTTCTCAGTTTTCATACCCTTTGGACGAGGTTCAACGTATTACTAGTAGGTATGGCTATCGTCCTCGTTTTAGACGCATGCATTATGGTATCGACGTCAAAGTACAGGTCGGTGATACGATAAGAGCAGCTTTTGACGGCAAGGTGCGTATGGTAAAGTATGATCGTAGAGGATATGGAAAGTACGTTGTGATTCGCCATGTCAATGGGCTAGAAACGATTTATGCTCACTGCTCTAAACATTTAGTAAAGAATGACCAGATTGTTCGTGCTGGTGAACCGATTGCCTTAGGTGGTAATACTGGACGATCTACAGGTTCTCACTTGCACTTTGAAGCAAGATTTTTGGGTCAGCCTATTAATCCTGAGCACTTGATTAATTTTAACACAGGTATTCCTCTTAACGAGAATTATTTGTTCGTTAAAAATGGTCGTAGCAATAGGTCAAATAGGAATGCTACCTATGCTAAGCGAAGTGGTACACCTAATGGAAATGGAGTGGTGGTTCATAAGATTAGAAAGGGTGATACCCTCTCTGGTATTGCTAGTCGTTATGGCACTTCTGTGAGTCATCTTTGTAAAGTTAATGGGATCTCTAGACGTTCTACACTTAGGGTAGGGAGGACACTTCGTGTGAACGGATAA